One segment of Anopheles stephensi strain Indian chromosome 3, UCI_ANSTEP_V1.0, whole genome shotgun sequence DNA contains the following:
- the LOC118512813 gene encoding uncharacterized protein LOC118512813 isoform X2, with protein sequence MSYSTVVLALVCCAVGLSVAYPYPYPQNAFMYYRNAYPMMTYPQLQQSAMYQHAIYQNQRLRNYHRRSATSGVAAFASGDNIATGTQIVKDCRPADPAVAAFPSVQSFADAYPAEAVPENEIPFSDEGALDQDSNVGTELDFPLENEEPLEDIPASVPLAVPTTVTDKRKKKVTVQLDSASAEDDQEDEEVSFGTRRGSGSRPSAGGSGGPMFPVTFGSTNGGAIAIANSYSTGKGGSATSHATAYGSPASVPEERRRAVVLQQQRNNRPAKLRTIKY encoded by the exons G CGTTCATGTACTACCGCAATGCGTACCCCATGATGACTTACCCGCAGCTGCAGCAGAGCGCCATGTACCAGCACGCCATCTACCAGAACCAACGGCTCCGCAACTATCATCGCCGATCGGCCACCAGTGGTGTGGCGGCATTCGCCTCGGGCGACAACATTGCCACCGGGACGCAAATCGTTAAAG ACTGCCGACCCGCAGATCCTGCCGTTGCTGCCTTCCCGTCGGTACAGTCGTTTGCCGATGCATATCCGGCCGAAGCTGTGCCCGAGAACGAAATTCCCTTCAGCGATGAGGGCGCACTGGATCAGGATTCGAACGTTGGAACTGAGCTCGATTTTCCGCTCGAGAATGAGGAACCGCTGGAAGACATTCCGGCCAGTGTACCGCTCGCCGTACCCACCACGGTGACGGATAAGCGTAAGAAGAAGGTTACCGTGCAGCTCGATTCGGCGTCCGCTGAGGATGATCAGGAAGACGAGGAGGTTAGCTTTGGTACGCGCCGTGGCAGTGGGAGTCGCCCGAGTGCCGGTGGATCCGGTGGCCCGATGTTCCCGGTAACGTTCGGAAGCACCAACGGGGGTGCGATCGCCATTGCCAACAGTTACAGCACGGGCAAGGGTGGATCGGCTACCAGCCATGCGACGGCGTACGGTAGCCCTGCGTCCGTGCCTGAGGAGCGTCGACGGGCTGTTGTTTTGCAACAGCAACGTAACAACCGTCCGGCGAAACTGCGAACGATCAAATATTAA
- the LOC118512813 gene encoding uncharacterized protein LOC118512813 isoform X1 translates to MSYSTVVLALVCCAVGLSVAYPYPYPQNAFMYYRNAYPMMTYPQLQQSAMYQHAIYQNQRLRNYHRRSATSGVAAFASGDNIATGTQIVKADCRPADPAVAAFPSVQSFADAYPAEAVPENEIPFSDEGALDQDSNVGTELDFPLENEEPLEDIPASVPLAVPTTVTDKRKKKVTVQLDSASAEDDQEDEEVSFGTRRGSGSRPSAGGSGGPMFPVTFGSTNGGAIAIANSYSTGKGGSATSHATAYGSPASVPEERRRAVVLQQQRNNRPAKLRTIKY, encoded by the exons G CGTTCATGTACTACCGCAATGCGTACCCCATGATGACTTACCCGCAGCTGCAGCAGAGCGCCATGTACCAGCACGCCATCTACCAGAACCAACGGCTCCGCAACTATCATCGCCGATCGGCCACCAGTGGTGTGGCGGCATTCGCCTCGGGCGACAACATTGCCACCGGGACGCAAATCGTTAAAG CTGACTGCCGACCCGCAGATCCTGCCGTTGCTGCCTTCCCGTCGGTACAGTCGTTTGCCGATGCATATCCGGCCGAAGCTGTGCCCGAGAACGAAATTCCCTTCAGCGATGAGGGCGCACTGGATCAGGATTCGAACGTTGGAACTGAGCTCGATTTTCCGCTCGAGAATGAGGAACCGCTGGAAGACATTCCGGCCAGTGTACCGCTCGCCGTACCCACCACGGTGACGGATAAGCGTAAGAAGAAGGTTACCGTGCAGCTCGATTCGGCGTCCGCTGAGGATGATCAGGAAGACGAGGAGGTTAGCTTTGGTACGCGCCGTGGCAGTGGGAGTCGCCCGAGTGCCGGTGGATCCGGTGGCCCGATGTTCCCGGTAACGTTCGGAAGCACCAACGGGGGTGCGATCGCCATTGCCAACAGTTACAGCACGGGCAAGGGTGGATCGGCTACCAGCCATGCGACGGCGTACGGTAGCCCTGCGTCCGTGCCTGAGGAGCGTCGACGGGCTGTTGTTTTGCAACAGCAACGTAACAACCGTCCGGCGAAACTGCGAACGATCAAATATTAA
- the LOC118512813 gene encoding uncharacterized protein LOC118512813 isoform X3 encodes MSYSTVVLALVCCAVGLSVAYPYPYPQNAFMYYRNAYPMMTYPQLQQSAMYQHAIYQNQRLRNYHRRSATSGVAAFASGDNIATGTQIVKDPAVAAFPSVQSFADAYPAEAVPENEIPFSDEGALDQDSNVGTELDFPLENEEPLEDIPASVPLAVPTTVTDKRKKKVTVQLDSASAEDDQEDEEVSFGTRRGSGSRPSAGGSGGPMFPVTFGSTNGGAIAIANSYSTGKGGSATSHATAYGSPASVPEERRRAVVLQQQRNNRPAKLRTIKY; translated from the exons G CGTTCATGTACTACCGCAATGCGTACCCCATGATGACTTACCCGCAGCTGCAGCAGAGCGCCATGTACCAGCACGCCATCTACCAGAACCAACGGCTCCGCAACTATCATCGCCGATCGGCCACCAGTGGTGTGGCGGCATTCGCCTCGGGCGACAACATTGCCACCGGGACGCAAATCGTTAAAG ATCCTGCCGTTGCTGCCTTCCCGTCGGTACAGTCGTTTGCCGATGCATATCCGGCCGAAGCTGTGCCCGAGAACGAAATTCCCTTCAGCGATGAGGGCGCACTGGATCAGGATTCGAACGTTGGAACTGAGCTCGATTTTCCGCTCGAGAATGAGGAACCGCTGGAAGACATTCCGGCCAGTGTACCGCTCGCCGTACCCACCACGGTGACGGATAAGCGTAAGAAGAAGGTTACCGTGCAGCTCGATTCGGCGTCCGCTGAGGATGATCAGGAAGACGAGGAGGTTAGCTTTGGTACGCGCCGTGGCAGTGGGAGTCGCCCGAGTGCCGGTGGATCCGGTGGCCCGATGTTCCCGGTAACGTTCGGAAGCACCAACGGGGGTGCGATCGCCATTGCCAACAGTTACAGCACGGGCAAGGGTGGATCGGCTACCAGCCATGCGACGGCGTACGGTAGCCCTGCGTCCGTGCCTGAGGAGCGTCGACGGGCTGTTGTTTTGCAACAGCAACGTAACAACCGTCCGGCGAAACTGCGAACGATCAAATATTAA